The DNA region GTACTTTCGGTTTAACATCTACCTTCCTGTAATTCTCACCACCGAGGCACGGACGTTGACGCAAGATCCCCAACGACTATGGCAAGAAGTTTTAGTCAAACTCGAACAACAATTAAGCCGTCCGACCTTCGAGACCTGGATTGAGCCGACAACGATGCAACAGTGGCAGGACGATGAGGTTGTTCTCTGTGCGCCGAATGCCTTTGTCCTCAACCATATTCAGAAATATTATGGGGCGCTAATCTCCGAGACGATCGCCGAGCTAGTTTCCTCTCCGGTCAGTGTTCGTCTTACGTCTCCAGAAGGTAATACCCTCGCGGCGACCCCGAATCTCTACAGCAGCCAAAACAACAATAATTTATTGCGGCGATCGCCCAAAAAAGCTCAAGATCTCAACTCGAAATATACTTTTTCGCGATTTGTCGTTGGCCCCACCAATCGTATGGCCCATGCCGCTGCCCTTGCTGTCGCCGAATCTCCCGGTGGTGACTTTAATCCCCTTGTGCTTTGTGGTGGAGTGGGACTTGGGAAAACCCATCTGATGCAAGCTATTGGACATTATCGTCTCGATACCAATGCCGATGCCAAAATCTTTTACGTTTCCACCGAGCAATTCACCAACGACCTCATTGCATCCATCCGCAAAGATAGCATCCAAACCTTTCGCGAACATTACCGCACTGCTGATGTGCTGTTAGTGGACGATATTCAGTTCATTGAAGGGAAAGAATATACCCAAGAAGAATTTTTCTACACTTTTAATACTCTCCACGAAGCTGGTAAACAAATCGTTTTAGCTAGCGATCGCCCCCCAAACCAGATCCCCGGCTTACAACAGCGATTATCCTCTCGATTTTCGATGGGATTGATTGCAGACATCCAACCGCCTGACCTTGAAACACGGATGGCGATTCTCCAGAAAAAAGCTGAGGCTGAAAATATTCAGCTTTCTCGTTCTGTCATTGAATACATTGCCACCCACTACACCTCAAACATTCGCGAACTCGAAGGCGCACTCTTGCGGGCAGTGACCCATATCGCTATATCTGGCTTGCCGATGACCGTCGAAAACCTTGCACCTATCCTGAATCCCACCGTTGAGTATGCCCCTGCTGCTCCAGAATTGATTGTGCAAATCGTGTCGGAGATGGTGGGCATTAGCATCGAGGATCTGAAAAGTGCCTCCCGCCGCCGTGAAATTAGTACTGCTCGCCAAATTGCCATGTATTTAATGCGCCAGCATACGGATCTTAGTTTGCCTCGGATCGGTGAAGCATTTGGCGGAAAAGACCACACAACAGTGATGTATAGTTGCGACAAAATTGGGCAGTTGCTCACCAAGGATCAAAAAATCTCTCAGCTTGTCAGTAAGATTAGCGATCGCATTAACCATCACCAACAGAGCTAATCTATTCGTCTCTCTGTAAGGAGAAGAGTGTGCTTAAGATATACAGTGACGATTGGAGTAATCTCCTCAACAAATAGTAATTCTTTGAAAAAATATTACGTAGAAAGCCTGTTATTACAACATTTTCTTTCAACTTAGGGTGTCTCGAAACTGAAGGAAATGAGGAAATTTACAGATATATCCTAAAAAATCGCAAAATATAGCAAATATTCCCAACCTTAGTTTCTCTCTGGAATTTGGCTAAGTTTGTCGTATAGATAATTTAATTTGGCAGACGTTTGGTGATGAATGGTCGCTTTTCGTTTCAAAAAATCCTATTAAAAGTGAGGGCGATGCCTATGTTTACCAGAGTTAGGCAGGTGGTCGATCCATTATTCCAATATCTCAATCAGCCCATCGGGAAATCTGAGCAATGTGCAGTGTGGAATCCCAACCGATTTTGGTACTTGTATAAAATCAACCTATTGGAAAAATGTTGGTTAAAAGATCCGGCAGTTAAAGGTCAAAAAGCTTATTAAAGAACGCTTATTGTTGGTTCACATACGTTCTCTGAAAATGCATTTTTAAACATGTGTTAGGGCTGCTATCTGTTCTTCGGAACGGATGTTTTTTTCTGCGAGTTTACGTTGAAATTTACGTTTGCTACTGACCTGTCCATGGATATTGACGCAGTAGGGGACGGCATAGGTGAGGAGGCTCGATAACCACCGTGATTTGTCCATTTTTCCTTTTAATAAAGCATTGCCATGGTTAATGCTGAAAAGGATGGTGCCAACAAGTAGGGCAACACGCAGGGCCGATGGCATCATGTCCGGATCACGCAGCCCCTGTAAAAAAGCTTTCATTGGATTTGCTCCCGTTACAAAACTTCATGATAACAGGAGTTCTATCTAGATAAAGTGCTTGTGTGGTGTGGTGAATGTCTTTCGGGTGATCGCTGGACTGCTTGTACACAATTTCTTGAATTGGAAGTGTAGTGTTGCAGGAAGCTGTAGCAATCTCACTGGACTGGAGCGGTATTTGAGCATTTCTAGACGTACTCTAATCAAATTGACTGCTTTAATGGCAGGTGGTTTTGCTGTGGGCTGTAAAACAAATCAACTTCGTCATCTTGCAGTTGATGGGTCATTGTTTATGCCTGATGAAGGAGCACCACACGCTAGAACATGGATGGCTTTTGTTGCTAATGAGTATATTTGGACTCGTAAGCAGATTCCTGCGGTGAAACGTGATTTGGTTCGCATTGCCACGGCGATCGCCAAATATGAGCCTGTATCGATGTTGGTATCGCCAGAAGATATGGCCGAGGCGCAAAAGCTATTGGGAGATTTAACGCGTTATCAATACCCAATTGAGCTGATTGAATGTCGCACAGATGATCTATGGGTGCGTGATACTGGCCCCACTTTTGTGCTGGATAGCGAAGGGAAAAAATACGGTGTGAATTTTAACTTCAACGGTTGGGGTGGCAAACAAGAGCATTCCTTCGATGCAAGGGTTGCAGATTTTATTACGAATCAAGCAAACGCGACTATTATCCCCTCAAATATTGTTTTAGAAGGAGGTAGTTTTGAAATTGATGGCCATGGCACTGCCATCCTGACGAAAAGTGCTGTTTTGAATGACAATCGTAATCCAAATGTGAGTCAGACCGAGGTCGAGAAAGAATTAGAGCGATTGTTGGGGATTCAAAAAGTAATTTGGTTGGATGGCATTAAAGGTAAAGATATTACTGATGGCCATGTTGATTTTTATGCGCGGTTTTCTCAGAAAGAGAAAGTCTTGGTGAGCCGTGATAACTATCAGCAGTCCCATGATTACAATGTCACGCGGAAAAATATTGAAGTCTTGCAAGAAGCGACAGACATTGATGATAATCCCCTGGATGTGACTGTGATTGATGCTCCCGATGTTATTAATGAGAACTTTGGGGTTCGGGATTTTGCGGCGGGTTATATTGGCTACTATCTCTGTAATGGTGCGGTGATTATGCAGAAATTTTGGGATGAGGTTGCGGATCAGAATGCAAAAGAGATTATCGCTCAGGCTTTTCCAGATCGGGTGATCGAGCAAATTGCCATTGATGCGATCGCCTCTGGTGGTGGCAGTATTCACTGTGCAACGCAGCAAGAACCTCTCGCCCAGAAAACTGAAACAACCTGAGTTCGGGATAGGAAAAGAAGCTTCTAATCAAGCTGAAGAGAGGGTTTCTTAGGCTGATGACAGTAGGCAATTAGACCACAAAGCAAGTTAACACAAAAATTGGCAGGACTACGATGTCTAGGGTGCTCAATCTGAGAAATATTCTTCAGCTGGTCAATGACCGTCTCAATTAAAGCTCGCTTACGGGCAAGGATTTTGTCATGCCAAAGCATCAAGTGATTCTTCATATTGCGCCGAGGCTTAGCCAGCAACGTCACATCATGCTCTTCTTGTAAATGCTGTGCCAGAGGTTGAGAGATATAGCCTTTATCTGCAAAAACCTTGCCAAATAAATTCTGCAATAGTTCCAGCACTGGCTTGCGGTCATCAGTGTTGCCGGGGGTGACTTTCACTTGGAGTAACTCGCCACGGTCATTGATTACTAGATGCAGCTTGAAGCCAAAGAACCAACCAACAGATGTTTTACCTCGAGCAGCATGACCTTCAAAAACGCGATGTTGAGAGATACGGCGATTATGGCAAACCTTGATACTGGTGGCATCAATGAAACTAATACCAGTGCATTTGACCTCTTGCAAAAGGTTATGGCAATTCAAAATTGTAGAGACCAGCAATGAGATTGAGTCTTAATCCCCATCTCCGACGGCGGTTACGATATCGACTGGATAAGAGGCGGAATCTTTTGAGCATTCTGAATACCATCTCAATGATGATTCTTTGAGCTGCTAAGAGCTGATTCTCCTGTTTCTGCTCCGCACCTTTAGGCTTCTTGTGAGGAGTGTGACTCCGCTGATGCCGCTTGTGTAGACCTTGATATCCAGCGTCGGCAAGGCAGAGTTGTCCCTGCTGAAAATGCACTCTACTCTTTTTGAGTAGTTTGAAGTCATGGGTGCTACCTTTCTCACAGTCACAACAGATAATCTGTGCCCACTGCCAAGCAATAACTATTTGAGCTTTAAGGGAATGAGGCTTCTTTTTCCTGAGTAGTAAAGATGTTGTTTTTTTGGGCTTTTCAATCGCCTGTTCTGTGGCATCCATACCACTACTGTTAGAGATAACTCTTCTGAACCATGGAGCTGTTTCATGCCGGGTCAGTGGCAATCGGTTTCTTTGATGAGTGTATTCTCTGTTTTTTGCACCATGCGACAAACTGTTGATTCATGAATGCCCCATGATTGAGCGATATGAAAATAAGTGCGATATTCCCTCGGATATTCCAAGGTGAGGAGTAACTGATTTTCCAGGGATAAAACACTGGGACGACCGGGTTTTTGCTTTGCTTTAGCTTCTGCTAGGACTTCTACCAGACGATTGAAAGTCTGAAGTTTAACTCCACAGGCTCTCCTGAATTGTTCTGGAGATAAATGTTGGAGCTGTTCGTAAGTCGGCATTTCTATCGCTATGACTCTGATACTTTCCTCTTTTTTACCTACTCTCACTTCTTTTGCAAGAGGTCAACTGTGCCAGAGCTTGAGAGACGTAACCTTTATCTGCAAAGATTTTTCCCGATAACCCTTTCAAAAGCTCCACTACCGGTTTTCTATCATTGGTGTTGCCGGGTGTGACCTTCACATTGAGTAATTCGCCATGGTCATTGATAACCAGATATAGTTTGAAACCAAAGAACCAACCCACAGATGTTTTACCTCGAGCGGCATGACCTTCAAAAACGCGATGTTGAGAGATGCGGCGATTGTGACAAACCTTGATACTGGTGGCATCAATGAAACTAATACCTGTGCATTGACCATAACAGTGCTGTAGGTAGACACATAGAGGTACTAACGTCGAAGGCATCCACTCCACAAAACGTTGGTCACTCACGGCTCTGGGAAAAGCTCCTCGCCAATAGATGACGCACATTGATGAGATAGAAATATTTGAAATTACGATAATGAGATTGGTGAAAAGCAATCAATATCGTCATTATCTCGCTTAAACTCAAGCTTCTTGAGCGACGTCGCCGCCGTTGTTTCGAGGCCAGCAGCTGTTGTTGCCATTGAGGTTCGAAGACTTGGCAGACATCATCAACAGCACAAAACAAAGGTTCTAGACTGGTCATGGGAGAAAGTGGTGGATTGCTTATCAACTTCCACAATATGCACTTTCTCCTTTTCTTCTCTTATCCCGAACTCACGTTATTTGGCCTAAAAATTTCCGCACAATTTCGAGGATTTGCTTGGAGCTAGTGCCATCCCCGAACGGATTGGTTGCTGTGGCCATTTGATCATATTGTTCCTGATCCGTCAGCAGCGCTTTTACTGCCTGAAAAATATCCATCTGCTCTGTGCCGATAAGCCTTGCGGTTCCCGCCAAAACTGCCTCGGGACGTTCAGTCGTTTTACGCAATACCAAAACAGGCTTACCTAAACTAGGTGCCTCTTCCTGGAGTCCCCCCGAATCGGTTAGGAGCAAATCACATCGCTGCATTGCCCCAACGAGCTGCGGATAATCTAAGGGCTCAGTGAGAAAAATCTGGGGATGATCACCCAACACCTTTTGAATCGGTTCACGCACTTTCGGATTGCGGTGCATAGGTAATAAGATCACCACATCGGGAAATGCTTCCACGACTTTTAAAAATCCCTGCAAAATGCTGTCGAGGGGACTACCCCAATTTTCGCGGCGGTGCACAGTGGAGAGGATGACACGTTTCTCTGGCCAATCCAAACCAGGAATATTGCAGTCTGGCTCCGATGCCGCCACTGTTAATAACGCATCAATAACTGTATTTCCGGTGTTATACGCCTGCCCTAAAATATCTGATTTTTCGAGATTGGCGATCGCCTGAGTTGTGGGCGCAAAATGCAGCTGAGAAATTTGCGAAATCAATCGGCGATTGGCTTCCTCTGGGAAAGGGTTGAGGATATTGTCTGTGCGCAGACCTGCTTCCACATGGCCCACTGGAATCTGTTGATAAAAAGCAGCGAGGGCTGCGGCAAAAGCAGTGGTTGTATCCCCCTGTACCAACACAATATCCGGCGATAATTCCTGGTAAATCTTTTGCAGTCCATCCAAACTGCGACAGGTAATATCCGATAATGTTTGACCCGGCTGCATAATCTCTAGATCAAAATCAGCCTTTAGATCAAACCATTGCATCACCTGATCAACCATCTCGCGGTGTTGACCTGTCAAAATTACTGAAGTTTCAAAATCAGTCGCTTGCCGAAACTGACGAATCACAGGAGCCAATTTAATGGCTTCTGGTCGCGTACCAAGGGTGATACAAACTGAGGGCATACAACTCTCACCAAAAGATCTTTCGCTATCTTATAGCTTTTTCTTCAGCCCAAAGAACTAGGCCAAGTTTTACTGCGTATTTGCTCCCCAATGTATCAGATGAAATTTTATAAAGCATTGGACCTGATTTTTGACTCAATCCCCATGCATTAACTCGGCGATCGCCCAACGTACTTTGAAAATATTTACTTACACTTTATCTAGAGCCAATAACACTCACTATTGCAACCTAGCGGCCTGAGCTTCCTCGTGATTTTGAGAGTGAATGGGATGAGTACAATAAGACTGCCTTAAACTTCCAAATAAGATTTTTTTGTCTGAGGGGTTGACATAACTTTTTTCTGTGAATATATTATTAAAAGTGACTTAAACCACAGGGGACTGTAGTTCAGCTGGTTAGAATGCCTGCCTGTCACGCAGGAGGTCGCGGGTTCGAGTCCCGTCAGTCCCGTAGAAATACACTGAGTTTGTAATGCCATATGAGGTAATACATTCTTACTTGAAATAATTTGAAGTTAGGTTCTTTTATATGCCTACAGAGTAGTCATATAGAGAGATGACTGGTAGTCTGATAGCAGGATTCCCAAGGGCACTAGTTCAAGATGAAATTGGATCGACGCAGCTTCTTACAAGGGTTGGGATTAGCCCTCTTTTCATTTGGTGTGCTTGACCAAGGATTGCGAGGCCAAATTGATCGTTATGCCCAGGCTCTTGAAAAGTTTTCCGGGCGGAAATTCGCGCTTTTAATTGGTATTGACCGTTACCCTGAAGTTGATGATCTTAATGGTTGTGGTGTTGATATTGAGATCCAAAAGCAATTATTGATGCACCGTTTTGGGTTTGACCCAGCACAAATCATTGTTCTCAAAAATGAAGCTGCTAATCGCGACAATATTTTTACAACGTTTCAAAAGCAATTGAAAGATATTCTCACCCCCGAGGATTTCTTGTTCGTTCACTTTAGTGGCTACGGCACAAGTATTAATACTGCTCAGGGAGATTCGATTAATGCTTTGATGCCTGTAGATGGGGTGATCGGTAAGACCAACAAAGTGGTGGTCAATAATGCGATCGCCGTCTCAACAATTGAGGGTTTTATTCAATCGCTCAATGTTGCGCAGTCTGCATTGATTCTTGATACTAGCTTCTCGCCATTGCCTGAAGGGGAATATCAATACTTGCGAGGCCGAGCTTATCCGAAGTCCATATCGAGTATTGCCAACCCTTCTGAGACAGCGATTGAAGAACAGCTACAACGAAATATTATCCAGCGAAATCTTGGTGGTAAATCCATTATCAAGCTCAGTGCCGCAGAGCTAAACGGAGGCAAAGAGTTTGCGATTAATGGGGCCCATGTTGGCCTGTTTACTGCGACTTTGGCGCAAAATCTCTTCGCAGTTAATCCGAAAGCAACAATATCGGAAGCCAATTCGTTTTTGAATTTCCGCTATCAACAGTTGCAGTTGTTGCCAGAAGGACAACCTGCACCGCAATTTGTGAAAAAATCAATCCCACTTTATGGATTATTGCCAACTAGCATCACTTTACCTAGTGTCGGACATGTGGTGGCTGTAGATGGGAGTTCCGTCGAGCTCAATTTGATTGGGTACGCACCGGAAGTGCTACAGGCGATCGCCTCAGAAAGTGAAGTGAAAACTATTGAGACAACCCCTAAGATTCTTTCGATCACTTCAAAAAATGGCTTATCGGCTCAAGCCAAAACATCAGCGAAAGATTTAGTGCCAAATACTCCTTTGCAGGAATATTTGCGAGTTCTTCCCCGTAATCTCACCTTACGCGTTGCCCTCGGAGATGAGCTCAGCCGGATTGAGCGAGTGGATGCAACCAGTGCTTTTGCTGGGATTGTTGGCATTGCTAATATCAGTAATCCAGCAGAATGGGCCGATTATATTTTTGATGAAGGTTATCGTTTGTTTTCGCTGAGTGGTGAGCCTTTGCCTGAGCTATTGCCTCAGGATAGTAATCAAGCAATTAAGTCTTCTGTAGAGGAGCTAGAGCCGACTCTCGAACGTCTATTGGCTCTGAAATGGCTGCGGCTATTGGTAAATGAAACAACGACTTCACTACAAACTCAGAGCAGTTTAAATCGTCTCGAACCTCGGCGATCGCCACTCATCCAGAAGACAACGCCAATTAATATTTCTAAAGCCCCAACTTTTCAGGCTGCGGAGGTCAAGCTAAATGAAACCTTGGCATTTCAGTATAAAAATTTAGGACAACAAGCTCTCAATCTTGTTGGTTTTGCCCTCAGTCCGAAGCAAGAAATGCTGTTGTTGACACCTCAAAGTCCATTGCAGGTAGAACCTGGCAAAACACAAACTGCTGAAATTGATTTCGCACAGCAACGTCCTGTTGGCCGCTGGCAAGTGTATTGGGTGGGAAGCATTGACCCTTTAACGAAATTTCAGGAACAGCTTGATCGACAATTTGCGAATGTCGAAGCAGCCACAGTTAAAGTTGAAGAGCCATTGCCTTTCATTCGTGCCATCCTCGAAGATCTCAGCGCTGTAACCGATCAAAATATGAGTGACAGTAGCAAGGAAACCTATCGTCTAGCGACGGATCGATGGCTGACAAATTGTTTTATCTATGATGTTGCTGAGAATTTACCCAAGGTTAACTGAAGCGTCCTGAGTTCTCCGTCAACTGATTGAAAATCTGGCCATAATACATTTAGACAGCACCGTGGATTAGGTTTGTGATGGCTTTCGTTCGTCTGTATCGTCTGATTATTTGCTTTACTTTGAGTTGTCTTTTGGCGATCGCCGTCCCGTGGCACTTCATGAATCCGACGGTGATGGCCCAAACCAATCCTTTCTACGACTCCATTATGAAAATGGAGAGTGATTGGCAACAGGAATACGAAAATTATTTCAATACCAATTTTAAGTTTGAGGCGATGGATGTCAGAAAGATGTCTGCGGCCTTACAGGAGAATGCAAAGCTTACTGGGGAGAGGACAGCTCTTATTTGGATCATGACGTCTGGCGATCAAATTAATCTCAGTATGTTGACGCCAAATCACAAACCTGTTTCCCGTACAACGCTGGTAAATAAGGCCGAAATAATCAGCACTAAAATGGATTTTTTCCGAGGGGTGACGAGCCAACATCCCATTTTTCGAAATTCTTATCTCAAGTCTGCCCAAACGCTATATGACTGGATCATTAAGCCGATTGCCGCAACATTAGATATCGAAGAGATTGATAATTTGCTTTTCTGTACGGGGCCAGGATTACGCACGATTCCGTTTGGAGCGCTCCATGATGGCAAAGAATTTTTAGTAGAAAAGTATGGCGTTGGTGTGGTGCCTGCTTTCCAATTGATGACAAAAGGGGCTTCTCGTATCGGCGATCGCCCAGCCTTAGCGATGGGAGCTTCAACATTCGACGAGTTGCCAGATTTACCCGGTGTCGAAATTGAGCTAGACACGATTATTCCGAATCTCCGCCAAGGCAAAACATTTTTAAATGAAGGCTTTACGCTTGAAAATCTCAAACAGGAGCGTGCAGAAAATAATTA from [Leptolyngbya] sp. PCC 7376 includes:
- the dnaA gene encoding chromosomal replication initiator protein DnaA is translated as MTQDPQRLWQEVLVKLEQQLSRPTFETWIEPTTMQQWQDDEVVLCAPNAFVLNHIQKYYGALISETIAELVSSPVSVRLTSPEGNTLAATPNLYSSQNNNNLLRRSPKKAQDLNSKYTFSRFVVGPTNRMAHAAALAVAESPGGDFNPLVLCGGVGLGKTHLMQAIGHYRLDTNADAKIFYVSTEQFTNDLIASIRKDSIQTFREHYRTADVLLVDDIQFIEGKEYTQEEFFYTFNTLHEAGKQIVLASDRPPNQIPGLQQRLSSRFSMGLIADIQPPDLETRMAILQKKAEAENIQLSRSVIEYIATHYTSNIRELEGALLRAVTHIAISGLPMTVENLAPILNPTVEYAPAAPELIVQIVSEMVGISIEDLKSASRRREISTARQIAMYLMRQHTDLSLPRIGEAFGGKDHTTVMYSCDKIGQLLTKDQKISQLVSKISDRINHHQQS
- the nrtS gene encoding nitrate/nitrite transporter NrtS: MKAFLQGLRDPDMMPSALRVALLVGTILFSINHGNALLKGKMDKSRWLSSLLTYAVPYCVNIHGQVSSKRKFQRKLAEKNIRSEEQIAALTHV
- a CDS encoding agmatine/peptidylarginine deiminase; protein product: MSISRRTLIKLTALMAGGFAVGCKTNQLRHLAVDGSLFMPDEGAPHARTWMAFVANEYIWTRKQIPAVKRDLVRIATAIAKYEPVSMLVSPEDMAEAQKLLGDLTRYQYPIELIECRTDDLWVRDTGPTFVLDSEGKKYGVNFNFNGWGGKQEHSFDARVADFITNQANATIIPSNIVLEGGSFEIDGHGTAILTKSAVLNDNRNPNVSQTEVEKELERLLGIQKVIWLDGIKGKDITDGHVDFYARFSQKEKVLVSRDNYQQSHDYNVTRKNIEVLQEATDIDDNPLDVTVIDAPDVINENFGVRDFAAGYIGYYLCNGAVIMQKFWDEVADQNAKEIIAQAFPDRVIEQIAIDAIASGGGSIHCATQQEPLAQKTETT
- a CDS encoding IS982 family transposase yields the protein MSLLVSTILNCHNLLQEVKCTGISFIDATSIKVCHNRRISQHRVFEGHAARGKTSVGWFFGFKLHLVINDRGELLQVKVTPGNTDDRKPVLELLQNLFGKVFADKGYISQPLAQHLQEEHDVTLLAKPRRNMKNHLMLWHDKILARKRALIETVIDQLKNISQIEHPRHRSPANFCVNLLCGLIAYCHQPKKPSLQLD
- a CDS encoding transposase family protein codes for the protein MPLTRHETAPWFRRVISNSSGMDATEQAIEKPKKTTSLLLRKKKPHSLKAQIVIAWQWAQIICCDCEKGSTHDFKLLKKSRVHFQQGQLCLADAGYQGLHKRHQRSHTPHKKPKGAEQKQENQLLAAQRIIIEMVFRMLKRFRLLSSRYRNRRRRWGLRLNLIAGLYNFELP
- a CDS encoding transposase family protein; the protein is MPTYEQLQHLSPEQFRRACGVKLQTFNRLVEVLAEAKAKQKPGRPSVLSLENQLLLTLEYPREYRTYFHIAQSWGIHESTVCRMVQKTENTLIKETDCH
- the wecB gene encoding non-hydrolyzing UDP-N-acetylglucosamine 2-epimerase, yielding MPSVCITLGTRPEAIKLAPVIRQFRQATDFETSVILTGQHREMVDQVMQWFDLKADFDLEIMQPGQTLSDITCRSLDGLQKIYQELSPDIVLVQGDTTTAFAAALAAFYQQIPVGHVEAGLRTDNILNPFPEEANRRLISQISQLHFAPTTQAIANLEKSDILGQAYNTGNTVIDALLTVAASEPDCNIPGLDWPEKRVILSTVHRRENWGSPLDSILQGFLKVVEAFPDVVILLPMHRNPKVREPIQKVLGDHPQIFLTEPLDYPQLVGAMQRCDLLLTDSGGLQEEAPSLGKPVLVLRKTTERPEAVLAGTARLIGTEQMDIFQAVKALLTDQEQYDQMATATNPFGDGTSSKQILEIVRKFLGQIT
- a CDS encoding caspase family protein — encoded protein: MKLDRRSFLQGLGLALFSFGVLDQGLRGQIDRYAQALEKFSGRKFALLIGIDRYPEVDDLNGCGVDIEIQKQLLMHRFGFDPAQIIVLKNEAANRDNIFTTFQKQLKDILTPEDFLFVHFSGYGTSINTAQGDSINALMPVDGVIGKTNKVVVNNAIAVSTIEGFIQSLNVAQSALILDTSFSPLPEGEYQYLRGRAYPKSISSIANPSETAIEEQLQRNIIQRNLGGKSIIKLSAAELNGGKEFAINGAHVGLFTATLAQNLFAVNPKATISEANSFLNFRYQQLQLLPEGQPAPQFVKKSIPLYGLLPTSITLPSVGHVVAVDGSSVELNLIGYAPEVLQAIASESEVKTIETTPKILSITSKNGLSAQAKTSAKDLVPNTPLQEYLRVLPRNLTLRVALGDELSRIERVDATSAFAGIVGIANISNPAEWADYIFDEGYRLFSLSGEPLPELLPQDSNQAIKSSVEELEPTLERLLALKWLRLLVNETTTSLQTQSSLNRLEPRRSPLIQKTTPINISKAPTFQAAEVKLNETLAFQYKNLGQQALNLVGFALSPKQEMLLLTPQSPLQVEPGKTQTAEIDFAQQRPVGRWQVYWVGSIDPLTKFQEQLDRQFANVEAATVKVEEPLPFIRAILEDLSAVTDQNMSDSSKETYRLATDRWLTNCFIYDVAENLPKVN
- a CDS encoding CHAT domain-containing protein gives rise to the protein MAFVRLYRLIICFTLSCLLAIAVPWHFMNPTVMAQTNPFYDSIMKMESDWQQEYENYFNTNFKFEAMDVRKMSAALQENAKLTGERTALIWIMTSGDQINLSMLTPNHKPVSRTTLVNKAEIISTKMDFFRGVTSQHPIFRNSYLKSAQTLYDWIIKPIAATLDIEEIDNLLFCTGPGLRTIPFGALHDGKEFLVEKYGVGVVPAFQLMTKGASRIGDRPALAMGASTFDELPDLPGVEIELDTIIPNLRQGKTFLNEGFTLENLKQERAENNYGIVHLATHAEFQSGTPDNSYIQFADERLTLDKMDQLNWRNPPVELLVLSACRTALGDEEAELGFAGLALQSGVRAVIASLWYVSDAASVTLMSEFYQALSQETTKISALRQAQLAMIHKEYEQPSPELAQLTRSAFKRESGEIDFSHPYYWAAYSLIGNPW